AATGTgttatactaaaaaaaaaaaagtcacctgTTTGAGGAACTGTCGTCCGAAATAATTCGTAGCCATATTCTTTAAGCTGGTCTTGCCTCCTACTTTACACCGCACGTAGCCGTAGAGGTTGGCTCCTTGCAACACCAGACCCATGATCACTACAGGCTGTGTGGAGGATGACAGTCAGAGTTAAACCTTGTTAAAGGaaaagtctggtgatattcttttatttttcttattgtcaacaaacctcatgaaaagaccaaaaccaacaatgactgTATCCTGTTAAAAAGTCTATCTTACGCCTCTCTGCCACAGCTctactgttgtccaaaaatgactgaaaagcACAGCAGAAAGTAATCAAGTAAATTAACTCAagaactgtacttaagtacaattttgaggtacatgtactttacttgagttcttccattttctgctattttatacttaaatttcagaggcaaatattgtcatttttactccgctacatttatttgaaaaatttaGTTACTTGTTAATTTGCAGATTCAGATCAATAACACTAAATATCTGCTATGATATCAGTGATCAGACATTCACAAACTaaccaacagtatataaagtgaTTAAAATTAGACAAAACTTCTCCAAGTTCAATATTAAAGTGAGCATGAATGCATTAATAATTAGATTCTAATACGATAATAATCATGATCCTGAATTCTGCAGAATAACTAACTTTAacataacttttattttttggtactttaagtacatttcaCACTGATGccctgggtgacatgttccttcatcaccatcaacacacacacacacacacacacacacacacacacacacacacacacacacacacacgctgtagtttgtttattttaactcaATCCCACACAAACCGTCCCGCTGCCAGAACTACTCcctagagcaccaaatgtggattcatccaccgctgaaaatagtcccaacaAATGAACTAtgtcctcctgtttgagtaacgttaATTAgtaactacagtgcccagctgttttaggaaattactgagactttttaaaagattaaactacatatttctaaattgtttttaaagactTACATCTTGGGGGCTGAGTGCCACACACAAGCTAGGGAAGCTAGAAGTACTGATAGGTGGACTAACACTGGggtttgtttttggtgttttcatgggatttgttgacaataagaaaaaataaataatgataccagccttattttttttgcatttgaggACTTACCATCCATTTAATCTTGAAGGAAAAGAGGGTGCTGAAGGCGAAGATGACCCAGATGACCGGACAAACAATCAGGCCGAGCCAGAAGATTCGAGACTCAGAATCTGACGCTTGTTGCTTCCCAGTACCCTGAACAAAACAGGATATTCTCACCATTAAGACATCTGCGAATACCATAAAGCTTCCTGACAGTAAACAAGTGTATTCAATGACCCCAACTGTACAAGAGGTCAGTATGACGTGGGGGGTCAAGGATCCATGTGTGGGACAGAACAACTACTGTAACACCAAAGCACACAAAGCAACGTGCTAAAGGGGGCATCTTACCTTCCTCGCCTCAAACACCCAGTGGCTTCGTCCATCATCATCCACCTGGTTCCACCACCTTAGACCGACCATCAACCTCCCACTGATGTTctgtaaaaaatacataaaggaTATTGTTGGTCTTAAAGactttctgttataaatgtAACATAATTCATCTTGTAAAAGTAGTAAATAGCTCACCTTTACTGTCCAGAAGTCACATGAGAGCAGGAGGATTATCGTGACCATGCAGGCGATGAAACTTCTACTAAAGATCTCGCAGAGCAGGTAGACGAGGATGGCGCTAACTCTGAAGAAGAGGTGGAAGAAGGACGCCACCGGATGCCTGGTAACATAGTTTCAACACATttaatgttaaacatgttttatctaAAATGGTAAATGTGTATTAATTCTAAACAAAAGCtccaaaatctaaaaaaatattcagtttactatcatgtatgacagaaaagcttcaaatcctcacatttgagaagctgcaccctgcttaaaaaaatgaacaaattgattgtttgattatcaaaatggttgatcgactaatcactTAACAGCTAACAATTAATCAACAAGtaatttattatgaaaatacTTACATTACAGCTCTACCTATTTACTTTATTAGTGtaaaaaatgccagaaaatagtgaaaaatggtcATTATAATCTTTAAAACCTTTACATTTCTTGTTGtattcaaccaacagtccaaaaccccagaATATTGAGTTTtatatcatatatgacaaagaaaagtatgaaatcgtcacatttgagcaaatgtttggtatttttgcttaaaaaataataatggatgaataaaattaaagtaaaatgattatgaaaatagttggtTACAACTCTACTGTCCAACTGTGGTTCAACTGCTCAGCGAGCGCTGAGGGACGTTCAAGGTCAGCTGTCCTCTGTTAACTTACTTGATACTTGTCTTCTTTGACCTTTTCCCTGCGTCTTCCTCCGCGTCGAACAGAGACACATCTTCATCATTGGTATCCTGAGGGATCAATAAGGAAGAAGCCAAACCCTTAGAGACTTAGAGCACAAAATCCTCTCAGCTAAAAGTGTCACATTTCATCACATACACATATGAACTGGTCCTGGATCACATGAGCTTGAATGTTAACAGCATGTTTTAATCGAGAATCCGTGTACTTATTAAGATTACTACACtgcttaaaggacgggttcaaaATTATTCAAGTCTGTCTGAGGTTTtccttgttgtaatcattcctcctgttcatactgaccattagaggatcccttcataatgcacttaagtgaacaggaggaatgattacagcaagaaaaacaggttttaatgttcatatgggccCCTGATTGTtgtttaagacacatttgaaagaTTGTGAGCAAGTCCTTTAATTACCAGTACTTTGTTCACTAAGTCATCTCGCATTCAGTAAATATAATAATTGCTTGTACGAGTTCACAAACGTCGTTTAATAAATAACTATCATCATAAATAATCATCGTAGTAATAAACTTGTCACTTTATGCTATTTTATGACAATTACTCGCTCTACTTAAAGATATTTAATGTACGTGATAGCGGAAGACGTCAAGTTTCTCTGCCGGAGTGCTGTCATTGCATTCATTTGAgactgcagattatttttagGTGATTTTATTGATGAATAACGTCGACGTGTAAGTTGACTGTTACACTCAAAACACTGGAGCTgcgggctaacgttagcttagctgAATGTGGTAGTAAAGTTCGAACACACATCTACAAGGGTGAAACCACATTTTTCTCCCCATATAACAAAACATTATGTGGGTTTTGTGAGTGGTGATGTGACGCTAAGTTAACATTAGCAGTGCAGAGATGTAAATAGATAAGTTAGTAAAGCTAGTGTGCTAGCATAGCAACAATAGCACGACAGCTGTTCAACGGGGACAAGAGAAATATaattttttcaggctttttcaGCCACTTTAAGTGACGCCATATTtgctgtaaaatatattctacgTAGCAAATAAAAGAATAACGATAACGTTAATATTTGCCACTTACTTCTGCTAACATGTTGAAATTTCAGCATCCACTTCCTGGTTACATGCTCAGTTGGAACACACGTCACTTTACATTTTGGTCAGGTGACAAAGCGTAGAACGTGAATTGTTACGTCATTGACGTGGTCACGTTCGAAGCTTGCTGCCCAAATTTTATTGATATTATGAGCAACAGATGCACCAGTAGACATATTAGAGAATACCTGTACAATACCAGGAAAATATCACTATGTGGAAAATCTTTTTGAAGCTCTCATTTTACAGACATCAAATGTTCCTTTTAGATTCTTTATCACAAACAAAATTAGAGAAATACATCTGAAATATTACATAACATGTATCCAACAAACGCTTGGAACgtttatttgaagatttttACATGTTGATAATAAACGTACTTTATGCAAGAAAGTGTAActcatttgttttacagttgtCCACATAGTATTACATTTTGGAAAGACTTTGGGAAACATATATTGTGCAAAACAAGACATGCAATTATCATTGAAGGGAAAAATATTATCACTTattttgaatgtaaatataacaaTTTATGCACTATTGTTAACTTTTTTAATGTCTGTAAATTTCAAATCCATGAAGCTAAATTTCTTAATTCAACCCCATCTTTGAAATTGTTTCTAAttgaaactgtattttatttgagtCTTTTAAATTTGTAACGAATAAGAAATGCATGTCAGTAATTAAAATTTATACAGAAATGTTTGTCTGAAGAAATCTGTCACCAAAATTAATCTTAattcctttgtttgtttgtttttgttgtttgcacATTGCTGTTAATACAGTGATACTTTCTACTGTACAGCATGTTGGATTTCTATGTCATTAAGACTCAGTGAAGTGTTGAAATAATTCAATGTATATGTACacatcatacatacagtaagtaaTACTATCATATGATTTGGATGTTTTTCCCCTGACACTGTTAGTGGGTATTTATAACCCAgatatttagcattttaataGACTTTTAACAATGGCAGAAAGGAGGCACAATACACAAgtcaaattaaatttattacatgaattgttgcattttttacTGACAGAATGTGATCATGTTGTGTACATCATTACTGGTGAATACAAATCCAACAAAACAATACCACAATGATTTATAATGTAGAATTCAATTTATGGGACCAGTATGAGCTACTGTGCATGTTTCATGTGTGCACTGTACAAAGATTAACCATCTCTTCTAATCATCCACaggaaaacatgtatttaataaACTCAGGACTCAAAGTGTCTTGGattttttacttattgtttACTATTGTTTGTACTGGTATCACATATCttgtagggatgtgcagagatctcagtatttgtatctgtatttgttgaggcagcaaaattatttgtatctgtatcgaataaaagtggaaagaggcttaaaaatcctgttttttgtttttacgacacttttaattttagaaaatttaagtaAGTCTTTTCATGCTTTGATAAGACATCTGGCATTTAACCATGTGGTGCCTCTTGATTGCTGCATTCTTTCAAACTGATGAATTAGGCCTGACTGTTTATGTATGTAATTTACAATAACTGTAAAGACCCAGCACCATGTGTGTCTTGGTAGGTACAGTTAGAAACACTACATCCACAGCTGTCTTCCCTGCTGTCTCACAAACTCTCTACTCTGGTCCTCTGGAAACTCtgtgataaaagaaaatgttttgttaagtttaaaacagatgtcttaaataaaTTGTGTGCTGGTAAGTCTTGCCAGCCTGTGACAGATGAAACAAAGTAAAGGAAGCCAGTGTGGTGGTGCGAGTGAGTAGACCTGAAAAACATTGAGGCAAAATTCCCTGAAAAAGTCCCAACATATTATCTGTCTACTCCAGTAGAGCCACATATGTAATGCTAAGTTGTTACATTGACATATTGAAACTGTTATTCGGTCTATACCTGCACGATGTTActtaatacatttataacatttcGTGTTTGTGTAGGCTTTGGAAACATGCGCTGTGCAACATCTGGATGTTGTTTTGAAGTGTGAAGAAACTTTTTAATTAATGCATGAAAGTTTCCATGTTCATTTGCACCTGTTTATGTTTGGAGCTGCACTTTATTATCACCCAACAATGAAAAACTAGAAGATTATCATCATTTTTACCTGCTTCTTCTGTACATGTTTCTTACCTGTTTTTGTTGCTTTCATTGTCCATACCGAACACTGACGGAAGGCTGTTTCATTCCCTTATatactgatatactgtacagaCTGACAGATTCTACCTTAAAGCTTGAATTATTATGTATTAACTACAGACATTATAGTTGTGATTCTGACTTGCTCTCTTGTATATCAGTAGTGGTGTGTCATAAGAACATGGACTCAGCTTTATTTGACGATGacattctttattctttaactCTTACATGCCGTCACTGAGGCAGCCAAATTGACTCTAATCTGTGTGATCTACTCTCACTGTTTTTTGGCAGATTTCCCATTTATCCATCAGACAATTTCCAAAGAAATTGTACCACAGGTCAGAATAGTCAAACACACTCCTCTTGATATGATGCAGCTGAAACTGTGAACAAAAGCAGacagtttttctctgtttgtttgttttgttttgttttttttcttttttgcatattttatttgcatACACTAAAGAACAGAAACTTCTGGCTTCACAGTGTAATGAAAAGTAACAGTGATCCCAAACGTACACAAGAGTATAAATATGACTTGAGCCCAAATATACATGACGTTTTCTAAAGACAGACTGCTGTAAACAGTTTTAACTCTGATAAGGCTTTCCATATTTGGATTTTTGTCCCTTTAAGTTTCAATAAGAGGTTTATTGTTGGAAGATAAACATTTTATACAACTATACAATACTCTCATAATTGTcacttaaaggacgggttcacaatttttcaagtcggtcttaaaacaacaatcaggagcccaaatgaacattaaacctgtttttcttgctgtaatcattcctcctgttcatactgaccattagaagatcccttcataatgaccttacaatggaagtgatggaggacaaaatccacagtcctccttctgtgcaaaaaatgtatttaaaagtttatctgaagctaatatgaagcttcagcgtgtggacacactgtggattttggcctccatcacttccattgaaagcacatctGAAAGGGATctttttaatatccagtatgaacaggaggaatgattacagagaggaaaacttAAATGATGCAGGAAAACCGACTTGTAATCATTGCTACGCTGCTGTTTTTGAAACAACTCCGTTTGCAGGTGACGTGGGAGGAGAGGGGCTTTTGAGCGGTAACGGCTCCCCAGGTGCCACCAAGGCGACGATATTCTCCTTCTTGGACAACCAGAAAGCCGGGTAAAGAGGCTCCAGGAACTCTGCTTTGTACTGGTGTATGAGCGTCATGGCGTCGTCCACGCCGTAAAAAGCGAGGAGACCTTGCGTGTAGTCCACGTACACCCCGATACGGGTGAACTTCTCCACGCTGAGAGGTGTTTCCACGTCGCTGTGCCAGGCGGAGAAGGTGCGTCCATTCCACTGGATACACCAGGAGAAGTTGTTTCCCGTGATGCAGCTGTTGCCTTCGCTGCCCTTGCGGTCGATGCTCTTGTAGGTCAGGCCGATGTGAGTGCCCTCGCCGCTGATATCCACCTCGAAGTAGTGCCGTCCCAGATAGAAGCTCTCTGTTGCAAGCACTTGGCGGCAGTTCTCAAACCGCTCAGGTACATCAGGATAAGGATGTTGCCAGGGTGTGGTATTAGTCACcttcctgttttcttctgtcaGGCGCAGAAACTTGTGAGCTGTTTCAGCATCGAAAGTCACCTGGGCGGCATCTGTGGGAGGATTGTGAGCATGTTTACtcatgtaaaatgtaaacacactgtagtCAAGACTGAAACTACTACTGGAGATATTCACAccttttatattttctctgggaatttaaaggttttttttttcagaaacaaaaGGGGCAGTTTACAGTTTCTAAACCGGTGGATCCATACTGGGGATATTGGGCCATTGCCAAAGAGGAAATGTGCAGACATAAAGCTGAATGAACGTGATTCATTTGGGAACAATAACCGACTACAAGTACTCTAATGCTTGTAAAAGATGGTCAGACTGTTGATAGAAAAACAGATGGTGTGAATCGAGCAAATATGAAGAAGCCGATCTGTCTGTTGAGTtcagagacaaagaaatttaaagGTTAATGCTTTATAATAAGGGTACGAAACAATAAAGCAACGCTTGAAGTCCCCGActactcaaaaatatgtttttcttcttcttcttgctcttACAGTcgaatgtttgagcttcactgagcaggatgatgtatgtgcagagtttgacactcgaagtctgttttcacatttaatctgctgaaagtagaaagtttctctgaagtcattaaaaatccaattttttttaaaaaaaaggggtcTACGAGtataatttgtgacatcaca
This sequence is a window from Thunnus albacares chromosome 20, fThuAlb1.1, whole genome shotgun sequence. Protein-coding genes within it:
- the tvp23b gene encoding Golgi apparatus membrane protein TVP23 homolog B, with protein sequence MLAEDTNDEDVSLFDAEEDAGKRSKKTSIKHPVASFFHLFFRVSAILVYLLCEIFSRSFIACMVTIILLLSCDFWTVKNISGRLMVGLRWWNQVDDDGRSHWVFEARKGTGKQQASDSESRIFWLGLIVCPVIWVIFAFSTLFSFKIKWMPVVIMGLVLQGANLYGYVRCKVGGKTSLKNMATNYFGRQFLKQALSKEEES